The sequence below is a genomic window from Streptococcus pantholopis.
CCCGGTTATGATGTGTGTCAATAAGGATTTGCTTGAAAAAGAGGGTCTGTCTCTTCCTGATAAGGACTGGACCTTGGCAGACTTTTATCAGATATGCCGGGCTGTCACCAAAGATACTGACGGTGATGGCCTTATTGATCAATATGGCAGCACAGATTATACTTGGCAGGAAGCCTTGCTTGCCTATGGCGGTGAGATTTACGACCAAGACAGTAATCAATTAACCATCGCCAACGGTAATATGCGGCAGGCGCTGTCTTTTATTTCCAAATTGGAGGCCTTAAATAATAATATTAAAGTCTCTTCCGAGGATTTTGACCAAGGAAAAGTTGCCTTTTACCCAATGACATTAGCGCAGTACCGTACTTATAAGCCTTACCCCTATCATGTAGCAAAATACTCCAGTTTTTCTTGGACCTGCATACAGATGCCGACAGAAGGGGAAAATGGCAATGCCACCCAGCTTCAGACTTCGCTTTTTGCTATGTCAGCTAAGACACGGCATTCCGATTTGGTATGGGATTTCTTGAAAATTCTTTCCAGCCGTCCGGAAATTCAGCAGGAATTAGTGAATAAATCGCAAGGAATGTCTGTTTTGCAGCCGGTTATGACCAGCTCAAAAACGCAGGCGGCACTGAATTCGGATGATTTTGGGGCAAACTCTTTAAGTGTTGCAACCCTTAACCAAATGATGACAGGAGCTAAGGTCACCTCCAGATTTAAACACTATGACGATGTCTTGGTGAAATTGGACTATCTTATTGAGCAGGCGCTTGCTGACAAGACTATAGACAGCGAGCTCTGGTCAATCCAGAGATCTGTTGAGGAAGAACTGGATGATTGAAGCAGGACAGCCAATTAATCAATAGACACAAAGCCTGCTCTAAGTAGCCCAGTTTCTTTGTTCCCCCTGCAGATGCTTTTCTTTAGGGAATAAAAATTTAAAGGAATGCGTGAATTATAACTGTTTTGGATTTGGAGATGCTAAACCTATTCGCATGGAGCGAATAGGTTTTTTGGGCAGATGTGACATTTGTCATATTAATATTGACAAATGTCATATGGATTTAATGACATTCGGCAATTGGAAAACGGTTTCCTATTGAGTAAAATAAAGACAGTTAAAGCAGTAAATCCAGTGTTTTCAAGGTTTTGATCAGATTTGGATTTATTAAAAATAAAGGAGATGGTGCAATGAAATATTTAGTGCTGGTCAGCCATGGTGGTCTTGCAGCCGGTCTAAAGACTTCTTTAGCTATGTTTGCGGCAGATAAGATGGATCAAGTCATCGCTGTCGGTCTTGAGGATGGCAAGTCGGTTGAAGAGTTTGCAGCAGATTTCAAAGAAGCAGTGACTGTTTTGCAGGCTGGCGACTCAGTTGTTCTTTTGGCTGATATCGTAGGAGGTAGCCCATTGACAACCGCCTGCAGTGTGCTTAGCGATTTGGGAAAGTTGGACAGCGCTCTTGTTCTTGGCGGTATGAATCTGCCAATGGCTTTGAACTCGCTGGTTCTGAAGGACAGTCTCGCCGGAAGAGATCTTGTGACCGCTGTTTTGTCAGAAGCACAGTCAGCCTTACAGGAATTTAAGGTAGAGGCTGCTGAAGAAGAAGCCGAAGACGATATTTAACATTAAGCCGGGATTAATTACACACAAATCCTGAGCTTTCATATAAAGGAGAAAAGAAACATGTCAGTATCATTTGTACGTATTGATGACCGAATGATTCACGGTCAAACCGTTACCCGCTGGGCCAAGGAATACCCTTGTGACGGCTTGATTGCAGTTAACGATGCCGCTGCAGCCAATAAAGTCCTGACACAGGCTTACAAAGGTGCATCAGATAAAAAGACTTTTGTCTGGACTGTAGACGCTTTCAAACAAAAATCGCAAAAAGTTTTAGAGTCTGATACACGTTATTTTGTTATCACCAAAAACCCAATCGATATGAAGAAGTTATTGGTTGATCAGGGATTTGTTCCAGATGAGGTCAAAGAAATTATAGTCGGTCCGGCAAATGATCGCCCTGGGGCAGTGAAATTGGGAAACAATCAGTCCATTACGCAAGAAGAAGCGGAAGCTTTAGAAGCTATTGAACAAGCTGGTTATAAAGTGAAATTCCAATTGCTCCCCGATGTTTCTATCGGCTACTGGTCAGATTTCAAAGCTAAATTTGGCTTTTAAAAGTTATCATTAAAACTAAAACAGCCTAAGAGCTATGCAAAAAGGAGATTGCCTTTACGTATTGGATTCACATCGGTCAATCGCAGCTGTCTAAAGACTCTGCAGTCTTTACAGTCTGCTGTATCCTTCTAGTCGCCTTGGCAGAGGTGTGTCTGCGAAATCACAGATTTCGGACTTACCGCCAGCCGTAAACGTCTGAAAGCTTTGTCGCCTTAAACAGTCGACTGTACCTTTCTAGTCGTTCTGGCAGAGGTGCGTCTGCGAAATCGCAGATTTCGGACTTACCGCCATTTTTGCTTTGCTTTTTATGGTTTTTGTATTTGTTGGAGGAGTTTATTATGACAATATCTTGGTTGCAGGCGGCCATTTTAGGGCTCTTTGCTAGTCTGTCGTCAATGCCCGGCATGGGCGGATCAAGTATCGGGAATTATACGCTGGGTCGGCCGCTGGTTGGGGGGCTGGTCTGCGGTATCATTCTTGGTGACTTAAAGACAGGCATTATCTGCGGTGTAGCTATGCAATTGGTTTATATCGCTCTTGTAACTCCAGGAGGAACGGTATCAGCTGATGTCCGGGCCGTATCTTATATCGGCATTCCGCTTGCCATGGTAGCGATACACGCTCAAGGGATTGCTGCTGATTCATCGGAAGCCGCTAATTTAGCAAAATCTATGGGAACCTTGGTTGGAACTATCGGGACCGTTCTTTTCTATGGAACAGCAACACTGAATTTGGCATGGCAGCATATCGGCTGGCGGGCTGTTGAAAAAGGTGAATTTAAGAGGCTCTATACAGTTGACTGGGGACTGCCTTGGATTTCCCATATGCTTTTCTCCTTCCTGCCGACTCTCATTATGTGTAAGCTTGGTGCTTCGGCCGTAACAGCTTTGCAGGAAGCACTCCCTATGGATGGTCTGGCTATGAAAACGCTCTTTACAGTTGGTTCCCTTCTCCCTTGTGTTGGGATTGCTATTTTATTGAAACAGATTGTCGAAAAAGTAACAGATTTCATTCCGTTTTTTGTCGGTTTTACTTTAGCGGCTTCATTGGGGCTTAATTTAGTATCATGTGCTGTTATTTCGCTGATTTTTGCCTTCTTGTTCTATGAAATTGATATGGTAAGACAAAGAGGAGCAGGAGCTGTTTCCGAACCTGATTATGATGACGATGATGAGGAGGATATTTAGATGGCAGAGACAAAGAAAATATCAAAAAAGACACTGGTTAAATCATTTCATCATTGGTATTACGGACATTTAACCTGTTTTTCACAGGAGCATATGCAGACATTTGGCTATCTGACTTCAATGCTTCCTATTGTTGAAGAGCTTTATGATCAAAAAGATGATCAAAAGAGGTCCATGCAGACCTATACAGCCTTTTTCAATACAGAACCTCAGTTGGGAAGTCTTATTGTTGGTGTAACAGCCGGTTTGGAAGAAGCGCGCGCTAATGGCGAGATGGTTGATGACGAAACCATTAACGGTATGCGTGCCGGCTTAATGGGGCCTATCGCAGGGATTGGCGATTCTCTTGTAGTCGGCACCTTGATTCCCATCCTTTTAGGAATCGCTTTAGGCCTGTCTAATGGCGGATCGCCGGTCGGCGCTATTTTCTACATCATTGTTTGGAATCTTCTGGCTTATTTTGGTATGCGTTTCGCTTATTTCAAGGGCTATGAATTAGGCGATAAGGCTGTTGAATTCCTGGTTGGCCCTCAAGGTCAGGCTATCCGCAAAGCTATTGCTATTGTTGGAGGTATGGTTATTGGGGGCGTAGCAGCGACATGGGTTTCTGTAACGACAGCCTTTCAATTGAAAGATAGGTCAGGAGAAGCCTTCTTGGTGCTGCAAGATCAATTTGATGCCGTTTATCCGGGTCTCTTAACAGCCCTGTTCATTCTCCTTTGTTGGTGGCTCATGGCTAGGAAAAACTTATCGCCGATCAAAGTCATGCTGCTTTTGGTTGTCATTGCCTTTGTTGGTGTTTTAGTCGGCTTCTTTAACCCAGGCCTGTCTTACTAGAATCCAAACAGAAGCTTTCATGAAGTAATGAGAGGACAGGAGTTATGACAAAGCAAGAATTAGTTCAAGGCTATGAAGAGGAAATTCATTACCAAAAACACATGCTTGAAAATCTAGGCCGCTGGTTCTCATTGTTTTTTATCCTTGCCAGTATTGGCGTTGTTTTGCTCTATTGCTTGGCAGCCAATCTTTGGGGGTTAATCATTGGTTTTGCCTTAACGCTTTTGGGAATTTTAGGTATGTTGCTTTTTGGTTATGGGATTTATAAGGGCCGGCTCAATGTGCAGAAGGTAATTGCTGACTTTGAACTAAAGGTGAGCCTTCTGCAAAAATGAGGAACTCTTTTTCTGAAAAAGCGTAATCTCCTGCTTTTCAGAAAAAGAGTTTTTTTGTACGCCGTACTGCTATGAATGGTAAAAAACCCTGATTTAAGATTGGACACTGCTTTTTACTTCAAATGTATTAGGAAGAATATAATAAATGTGATATAATAAGCCTATCTTTAGAAAACGCTTTCTTTAAGCTGTAAATGATTCCGGCTGATCTTGAATCGTGTTTAGGGAGTGAAGAGGTAGGGAATGAAATTATCTGAGTTAGTTCTGGATAACTACACAAAATTAAATGAGACGGACTTGCTTATTTGGAATTATATTGCGACCCATAAGGAGGAAGTGTCTCGGCTGACTATTAATGACTTAGCGCAAAAGACTAATGTTTCGCGCACAACTATTTCACGCTTTGTACGTAAGATTAAACTGAGGGGATACAGCGAATTAAAAGTGCTTTTGCGTTTGGAGCAGGAGAATCTGAACACTTTTGATACAGAAGTGTTTGAATTTACCTGCGATTCTCTTATTCAGTATATTACTAACCAAAAACACAAAGATTATAAAACGATCTGCCAGTTGATTTATCAGGCTAAACGGGTCTTTGTTTACGGTTCTGGAGATGTTCAGCTGTCTGTTGCAAAGCAGATTAAGCGAATGTTTACATCGGCCAAAGAAATTATTTATGATTTTGCTGGGACGACTTTTGATCATGCAATGTACGAGGTCTTTAATAAAGAGGATGTGATTATCATGATTTCGCTGAGCGGAAATAGCAAAAAAGTTGTTGACATCGCTCGCCGTTTAAAACTTTTAGGAGTAAAAATTATTTCCATAACCGAATTCAAAAATAATCAGCTAGCCGAATTTAGTGATGAAAATTTATATATTGATTCAATCAATTTAAATTTTTTGCAAAACCATCCCAATTACAAAATTACCATGCCTTACTTTTTATTAGCAGAACTGCTTTTTATTCAATATGCTATCTATAAGAATGAACAGCTTTTACTGCAAGGTAAAAAGGAAATACTATGATAAAAATTCACAGCTCCTGTGAATTTTTTTTAGTTGCAGGAATAAGTCACAAGAGTTGTAAAAGCGCTTGCAAAGTCTTATTTGGCATTGTACTATTATTTCGTAAGGTACCTTCAAGAGAATAGACGAAATAAACAGGTCTGATGGTGGCAGTTCATAAGGCACAAAGATTTATGCTATTTCAATTGTTATTCTGTACAAACAGCCGGCATGTATACATTAATGAAAGGAGCGTCAAATCATTATGATGAAAAAAATTCAACGTTTGGGCGGAGCGATGTTCACCCCAACGCTGTTATTTGCCTTTTCCGGTATTATGGTGGGTCTGTCAATCATTTTTACTAATCCCAATTTAATGGGGGGATTAGCAGATCCTGACCATATTTGGTATCGCTTTTGGCAGGTTATCTCAGCAGGTGCATGGATGATTTTCTTACAGCTGCCGGTTTTATTCGCTTTAGCTTTGCCTATTGCGCTTGCGAAGAAGCAGCAGGGGCGTGCCTGCTTAGAGGCAATGGCGACTTATCTGACTTTTAACTATTTTATCAATGCTATGCTGACCCAATGGGGATCTTTCTTTGGTGTGGATATTAGTGCAGAGGCTGGCACAGGTTCTGGCTTAACGATGATTGCCGGTATTAAGACTCTGGATACTGGGATGGCAGGGGCACTTTTTATATCTGGTGTTGTCGTTTGGCTCCACAATCGTTATTTTGATAAAGAACTGCCAGAAACAATGAGCATTTTTAGGGGATCGGCTTATGTCGTAGCGCTGGCTTTTTTTGCTATGCTTCCAATCGCTTTTCTGACTTGTGTTGGCTGGCCGCTGATCCAAAATGGTATACGAAGCATGCAGGGCTTCTTTATTAACAGCGGTTCCTTGGGCATTTGGGTGTATGGCTTTCTGCAAAAAATTCTCATTCCAACTGGACTTCACCACTTCATCTATGCCCCTTTTACTTATGATAATGCTATTGTTCAAGGCGGGACATCCGCTTACTGGGCAACTCATTTACATGAATTTGCCACATCATCATCCAGTTTAAAAGAACTGTTTCCTATCGGCTTTTCTTTATCTGGTATGGCAAAAGTTTTCGGGTCAATTGGTGTAGCAGCTGCTTTTTATGTGACTTCCCGTCCGGAAAAGAAAAAACAAGTTCTTGCTCTCATGATTCCGACAACCTTAACAGCCGTTTTGACGGGGATTACGGAACCGCTTGAGTTTACTTTTCTCTTTATTTCTCCCTCCCTTTTTGTTGTTCATGCCTTTTTGGATGCCAGTTTGCAGGCCTTATCATTTGCCTTTGGTGTCGTTGGTGATTTTGGCGGCGGGATTATCAACTGGGTTTTCTTAAATTGGTTGCCTTTAGGCTATTATCACTGGCCGACCTATCTTACACAGGTTATTCTGGGGTTGGTATTTATGGTGATTTGGTTTCTTGTGTTTGTATTTTTAATCCGCCGTTTTGATATGAAAACGCCAGGACGTGAGGAGGACAATGAAGAAACGAAACTGTACAGCAAGGATGACTATATCTCAAAAAAAGACAGTTCGAAAAACAGTAATAAATCAGCAACGATGATTCAGGCTGAAAGATATTTGGATTTAATGGGAGGTGCTGCTAATATTGCTGATGTTACAAACTGTGCCACACGATTGCGGGTAACCTTAAAAGATGAGTCGAAACTGGGCAGCGAGTCGGCATTCAAAGCAGCCGGCGCTCATGGTCTTGTGCATAACGGTAAAGCTGTTCAAGTTATTGTTGGGCTTGATGTGCCTTATGTCAGAGATGATTTTGAAAGCTTGCTAAATCTTAATTAACAAGCTCAGCATGCTATTTGTATGAAAGAAGATTAGTAAAGTATCTACTGTCAGCAGCGGCTTGTTTGCCTGTGATTTTTAAACGATTGTATTTCAATGAACTGAATACGGCTTAAATGTTGCGGGAAAAAGATGTCCTGACTTAGAATCTGGTGATTCGTCAGTCAGTCCCCTATTTTCCTTTTGCGTTCTTAACGGGCTTTGTATCTTGTGGAATTGAACACGCCCTAAGAGCTGTGCAAAAAAGATAGACTGTCCTAGAGCTTTGAGACTCTTCGTCCAGTCTCCTATTTTTGCTTTGCTCTTTTAACGGGCTTTGCATCTTGTGGAATTGAACACGCCCTAAACGCTGCGGGAAAAAGATGGCTGTCATCGTGATGCAAGCATCACTTGCCATCCCCTATTTTCCTTTTGCGTTTTTAACGGGCTTTGTATCTTATTAATTGAACACGACGCCCTAAGAGCTGTGCAAAAAAGATAGACTGTCCTAGAGCTTTGAGACTCTTCGTCCAGTCTCCTATTTTTGCTTTGCTCTTTTAACGGGCTTTGTATCTTATTTTAAAGGAGTTTTGGTTATGGAACGTCAAAAACAAAATATTGTTATTGCCGGCGGCGGCAGCACTTATACAGCAGGGATTGTCACTATGCTTTTGGATAATTATGACAATTTTCCGATTGCTTCTATCAAATTGTATGATAATTTAGAAGAAAGGCAAACCCGTGTTGCTAAAGCTTGTGAAATCATTGTAAAAGAAAGGCATCCGGATATTGTGTTTACTTATACCACTGACCCTGTAGAGGCGTTTAAGGGGGTTGATTTTGTGATGGCACAGCTCCGTGTTGGACTTTTTGCCATGCGGGAACTGGATGAAAAAATTCCGTTTAAGCATGGTGTGGTAGGTCAGGAAACTTGCGGCCCAGGGGGGATTGCTTATGGTTTGCGCACCATTGGTCCTTTGATTGAAATTATTGATTATATGGAAAAATATTCCCCTAACGCCTGGATGCTTAATTATTCAAACCCAGCGGCTATAGTAGCAGAAGCCTGCCGAATTTTGCGTCCCGATGCTCGTGTTATTAATATTTGCGATATGCCGGTTTGCCTGGAGGAAATTTTTGCTCGGATTTTGGGCTTGAATTCGCGTAAAGATTTCGATGTGCGCTACTATGGTCTTAACCACTTTGGCTGGTGGACCCAGATTCGTGACCATCAAGGGAATGATCTGATGCCGCGGCTGATGGAATATGTCAGAGAGCATGGTTATGAAGAGTATACACCGCAAGGCCAGCATAAAGAGTCCTCTTGGCTTGAAACAATGCGGGCAGCTAAAGATCTCTATGCCATGGATCCGACTAAGCTGTGGAACACTTACTTAAAGTATTACCTCATGGCACCGGAAACAGTAGCACATTCTGATCATGATTATACCAGAGCCAATGAAATTATGGATCGCCGCGAAAAAGACACACGCGAAGAGTGTGAACGTATCGTTGCAGCTGGGACAGCGAAAGGGACTTGGTTTGCCTCCAATGAGCATGCACAATTTATTGTGGATCTTGCTTGCGCTCTGGCTTTTAATACCAAAGAACGCTTCTTGCTTATCGTACCGAATAATGGCGCTATTGCTAATTTTCCAGATGATGCAATGGTCGAAATCCCGTGTATTGTCAGCAAGGACCAGTATGAGCCGCTATCCATAGGCAAGATTCCTACCTTCCAAAAAGGATTGATGGAACAGCAGATTGCTTCAGAGAAGCTGGCTGTCGAAGCATGGATTGAGGGAAGCTATCAAAAGTTATGGCAATCTTTTATGATGAACAAATCAGTGCCTAGTGCAAAAATTGCCAAGGAAATCTTAGATGATATGATTGAGGCTAACAAAGAGTTTTGGCCAGAACTGCATTGAGATTGCTGTCAGGGGCTGGGGCAATAAGCCTCAGCCTTTTTCCGAGCTCTTAAGCATATGTTATCAGCTGAGAATGGCAGCTGACTGAATTTTGAGACAAAACATATGTCCTGAGATTTTTGCGGTTTCCGCCAAATGCAGGAAAGTTGATTTTTTATATCGGATTATGGTTTTGCTGTCTTGTTCAATTAAAAGGGCAAAGTAATGAAAAGAAAAAAAGAAATATTTGCTTTGGTGCAGCTTTTCTCCTATATCAGCTTTGGATTGTGTATGACACTACTGATTCCTTTTATGGCAGAATTAGGCTATAATTCTTATCAGAGAGGCTATGCCCTGTCAGGTTATGCAGTCCTTAATATCCTTTTGCAGTTAATTTTTGGTTACTTATCTGATAAATGGGGAACAGCTAAATGGATTAATTTAATGTCTATGCTGGTTTTTGTACTGGCAGCGGTTAGACTGTTTGCAGGAAGAGAACCGTCTTTTGTTATTTTACTGGGATTGGTTTCCATTACAGGAGGTTTTTTAAACAGTCTCTGCGGGCTTGAAGATACTTGGATTATTGGTATAAATTACTATTTTCGAAAAAGCCTGTCGACCCTGAAAGCTTTTGGTTCTATTGGCTGGGCTTTAGGCAGTATGGGAGGAGGCTTGCTTTTGCATTTTTTTGGTTACCGAGGGGCTGGTCTGCTTATTGCTGGTCTGGGTTCTTTGGTCTTGGTTTTAATGGTTTTCCTTCCTGATATTGAGAAATTCAATAAGAGAACAGTAGTTTCAGGCAAAGACTTGATCGGCCTTTTTCAAATAAAAGCTTATATTATTCTGCTGCTAATTCTTTTCTTTCTTTATGCTATGGTAGTAGCAAATACAAGCTTGGTAGTCGACAAAATGCTGTTTTTAGGGGCTAGCAGCATAGAAATTTCGTTAAAGTGGGGGATGGGAGCTGTTTTGGAAATTCCGATGTATCTTTTTGGCATGCACTTTATTGATAAGTATGGCGCCCTTGGGATGCTAAAGCTGAGTGCAGTTATTTCATCACTGCAGTTTCTGTTATTTGCTTTAGTCAATCATAGTTTCCTGATTGTCTTAATTTGTGTACTGCAAGTATTTACAACGCCGATTATTCTGATTAGTTCGAAATGGCTTATTGCTGACCTGATACCATCCTATCTTAACAGCAGCGGGCAGTTGCTGGCCCTCAGTCTTTATATGGGCTTATCCTCACTGCTTATTCCTCTTCTGAGTGGTGTTTTGGGCTTGAATCTTGGTTATTCAGTCAGTCTGGCTCTATTTTCCCTATTTGGTGTGCTGGCTTTTATTTTCTGCCTTTTTTTCGAAAAGGAAGTAGATAGATCGGGGAAATAAATGTAGTTGAAGAGTTTTCTGAATTTTATTAATTTTCAAAAGTATAGGGTTAAAACTATTGACAGAAATAAAAAATAAAGGTATACTACAATCAATCATAAACAAGGAGCCAGAGATGTCCAAGTACGCTTTATCTTTGCATAAACAACTGCACCATCGTTATTACTTTAGTTTCTTTAGATAGACGTTTGTAGGGTTGTTGCCGGTACAAACGTCACTTCAGGTTTGTATCTATGAAGCTAAAGCATTTTGTTGTGACCAAGCCGATTAGATAATAGTTCTAACTGGCTCGAAAAGAATGAAAATTTTCATCTTGCCCGCAATGAAACCGGTTAGAAGAAGGAGCTAACTGGTTTTTTTATTGTTTATGAACGGATATTCCTGTTCTGCGGCTCTGCATAAAGCTGCTGCAACAGAAAAATTGAAAAAAGAGGTACACAGTATGAAACGCTTAATGAAAACAGTATGTGGTTTAGGTCTTGCTTGTCTTTTATTAGCGGCTTGCTCTCAAAAGTCTGACAGCAGTAAAACGGCTGCAAGTGATGCTAAACATATCGGGATTTTGCAGTATGTTGAACACGAATCTTTGACTGCTGCCCGTAAAGGCTTTATTGATGAGCTGGAGCAAGAGGGCTATGTGGATGGCGATAATATCGTTATCGATTACGAAAACGCTCAGGGAGATCAGGCTAATTTGCAGACTATTTCTGAGAGTCTGGTTCAGGATAATGATCTTGTCCT
It includes:
- a CDS encoding ABC transporter substrate-binding protein — its product is MTNIIKQLPQRKFWLSLLLLAVLVLLAALYFWQNRTIVIRLGVYSGSSWDVPNNKDNRVIDSAVAAFEAEHPNVKVVYESGIPKDDYSSWLSDSMLQGKQPDLFMVPEDDFSLLSSVGALKDLSSLIQSDLNTADYYSSALKAGQYNGRYYALPFETNPVMMCVNKDLLEKEGLSLPDKDWTLADFYQICRAVTKDTDGDGLIDQYGSTDYTWQEALLAYGGEIYDQDSNQLTIANGNMRQALSFISKLEALNNNIKVSSEDFDQGKVAFYPMTLAQYRTYKPYPYHVAKYSSFSWTCIQMPTEGENGNATQLQTSLFAMSAKTRHSDLVWDFLKILSSRPEIQQELVNKSQGMSVLQPVMTSSKTQAALNSDDFGANSLSVATLNQMMTGAKVTSRFKHYDDVLVKLDYLIEQALADKTIDSELWSIQRSVEEELDD
- a CDS encoding PTS sugar transporter subunit IIA; translated protein: MKYLVLVSHGGLAAGLKTSLAMFAADKMDQVIAVGLEDGKSVEEFAADFKEAVTVLQAGDSVVLLADIVGGSPLTTACSVLSDLGKLDSALVLGGMNLPMALNSLVLKDSLAGRDLVTAVLSEAQSALQEFKVEAAEEEAEDDI
- a CDS encoding PTS system mannose/fructose/N-acetylgalactosamine-transporter subunit IIB is translated as MSVSFVRIDDRMIHGQTVTRWAKEYPCDGLIAVNDAAAANKVLTQAYKGASDKKTFVWTVDAFKQKSQKVLESDTRYFVITKNPIDMKKLLVDQGFVPDEVKEIIVGPANDRPGAVKLGNNQSITQEEAEALEAIEQAGYKVKFQLLPDVSIGYWSDFKAKFGF
- a CDS encoding PTS mannose/fructose/sorbose/N-acetylgalactosamine transporter subunit IIC; this encodes MTISWLQAAILGLFASLSSMPGMGGSSIGNYTLGRPLVGGLVCGIILGDLKTGIICGVAMQLVYIALVTPGGTVSADVRAVSYIGIPLAMVAIHAQGIAADSSEAANLAKSMGTLVGTIGTVLFYGTATLNLAWQHIGWRAVEKGEFKRLYTVDWGLPWISHMLFSFLPTLIMCKLGASAVTALQEALPMDGLAMKTLFTVGSLLPCVGIAILLKQIVEKVTDFIPFFVGFTLAASLGLNLVSCAVISLIFAFLFYEIDMVRQRGAGAVSEPDYDDDDEEDI
- a CDS encoding PTS system mannose/fructose/sorbose family transporter subunit IID; the protein is MAETKKISKKTLVKSFHHWYYGHLTCFSQEHMQTFGYLTSMLPIVEELYDQKDDQKRSMQTYTAFFNTEPQLGSLIVGVTAGLEEARANGEMVDDETINGMRAGLMGPIAGIGDSLVVGTLIPILLGIALGLSNGGSPVGAIFYIIVWNLLAYFGMRFAYFKGYELGDKAVEFLVGPQGQAIRKAIAIVGGMVIGGVAATWVSVTTAFQLKDRSGEAFLVLQDQFDAVYPGLLTALFILLCWWLMARKNLSPIKVMLLLVVIAFVGVLVGFFNPGLSY
- a CDS encoding PTS fructose transporter subunit IA, translated to MTKQELVQGYEEEIHYQKHMLENLGRWFSLFFILASIGVVLLYCLAANLWGLIIGFALTLLGILGMLLFGYGIYKGRLNVQKVIADFELKVSLLQK
- a CDS encoding MurR/RpiR family transcriptional regulator, yielding MKLSELVLDNYTKLNETDLLIWNYIATHKEEVSRLTINDLAQKTNVSRTTISRFVRKIKLRGYSELKVLLRLEQENLNTFDTEVFEFTCDSLIQYITNQKHKDYKTICQLIYQAKRVFVYGSGDVQLSVAKQIKRMFTSAKEIIYDFAGTTFDHAMYEVFNKEDVIIMISLSGNSKKVVDIARRLKLLGVKIISITEFKNNQLAEFSDENLYIDSINLNFLQNHPNYKITMPYFLLAELLFIQYAIYKNEQLLLQGKKEIL
- a CDS encoding alpha-glucoside-specific PTS transporter subunit IIBC — its product is MMKKIQRLGGAMFTPTLLFAFSGIMVGLSIIFTNPNLMGGLADPDHIWYRFWQVISAGAWMIFLQLPVLFALALPIALAKKQQGRACLEAMATYLTFNYFINAMLTQWGSFFGVDISAEAGTGSGLTMIAGIKTLDTGMAGALFISGVVVWLHNRYFDKELPETMSIFRGSAYVVALAFFAMLPIAFLTCVGWPLIQNGIRSMQGFFINSGSLGIWVYGFLQKILIPTGLHHFIYAPFTYDNAIVQGGTSAYWATHLHEFATSSSSLKELFPIGFSLSGMAKVFGSIGVAAAFYVTSRPEKKKQVLALMIPTTLTAVLTGITEPLEFTFLFISPSLFVVHAFLDASLQALSFAFGVVGDFGGGIINWVFLNWLPLGYYHWPTYLTQVILGLVFMVIWFLVFVFLIRRFDMKTPGREEDNEETKLYSKDDYISKKDSSKNSNKSATMIQAERYLDLMGGAANIADVTNCATRLRVTLKDESKLGSESAFKAAGAHGLVHNGKAVQVIVGLDVPYVRDDFESLLNLN
- a CDS encoding 6-phospho-alpha-glucosidase, with protein sequence MERQKQNIVIAGGGSTYTAGIVTMLLDNYDNFPIASIKLYDNLEERQTRVAKACEIIVKERHPDIVFTYTTDPVEAFKGVDFVMAQLRVGLFAMRELDEKIPFKHGVVGQETCGPGGIAYGLRTIGPLIEIIDYMEKYSPNAWMLNYSNPAAIVAEACRILRPDARVINICDMPVCLEEIFARILGLNSRKDFDVRYYGLNHFGWWTQIRDHQGNDLMPRLMEYVREHGYEEYTPQGQHKESSWLETMRAAKDLYAMDPTKLWNTYLKYYLMAPETVAHSDHDYTRANEIMDRREKDTREECERIVAAGTAKGTWFASNEHAQFIVDLACALAFNTKERFLLIVPNNGAIANFPDDAMVEIPCIVSKDQYEPLSIGKIPTFQKGLMEQQIASEKLAVEAWIEGSYQKLWQSFMMNKSVPSAKIAKEILDDMIEANKEFWPELH
- a CDS encoding MFS transporter; the protein is MKRKKEIFALVQLFSYISFGLCMTLLIPFMAELGYNSYQRGYALSGYAVLNILLQLIFGYLSDKWGTAKWINLMSMLVFVLAAVRLFAGREPSFVILLGLVSITGGFLNSLCGLEDTWIIGINYYFRKSLSTLKAFGSIGWALGSMGGGLLLHFFGYRGAGLLIAGLGSLVLVLMVFLPDIEKFNKRTVVSGKDLIGLFQIKAYIILLLILFFLYAMVVANTSLVVDKMLFLGASSIEISLKWGMGAVLEIPMYLFGMHFIDKYGALGMLKLSAVISSLQFLLFALVNHSFLIVLICVLQVFTTPIILISSKWLIADLIPSYLNSSGQLLALSLYMGLSSLLIPLLSGVLGLNLGYSVSLALFSLFGVLAFIFCLFFEKEVDRSGK